Genomic segment of Sphingomicrobium marinum:
ATGCGCGAAGGTGGTACCTACGAAATCGCCATCCCGGGCGAACAGGCATATGGCGAAGAACCGCCTGCGGGCTCGCCATTCGAACCCAACGAGGATCTCTACTTCACCGTCACGGTCGAACGCATCGAGCGCGACGTGATGCGTCAGCTCCAGCAGATGCAGCAGATGCAACAGGAACAGCAGGGTCTTCCCGAAGGCGCCGAGCTGCCGCCCCCGCCGGGCGAATAAACTTTATTCGGATGCAGGGGGCGCTTCGGGCGCCCCTTCTTCTTTGACCTTGCTGATTTCTTCGAGCGTCGCCTTGATTGCGGCGATGATCGGATCTGCCAGCAGCAGGCCGAGGAAACCGAACAAGGTGCCAAAGATCAATTGCGCCGCCAGCACCAGCGCCGGTGCCAGGTCGACCGTCTTTCGCGCGATGTACGGGATCACCACATAGCCGTCGAAATTCTGCACGAAGAAATAGACGAAGATGCAATAGAGACCCGCTTCGGTGGACACCGAAAAGCCGACCGCGACCATCAGGATGCCCGAGACCACCGCGCCCACATTGGGAATGAAGGCAAGCAGCCCGGTGAGCAGCGCCAATACCGCCGCCAGGGGAAGAGCGCCGATGCCGATCATGGAGGCGACCAGCGTCAGCATGATGTAGGTGAAGATGCCTTCGACCAGCATGCCGACGATGCGGCCGAACAACAGGCGACGAAGCGTATAGGCCACCTTGTCGCTGACTTCGTAGAACGTGTGGCGATGGGTGGTCGGCAGCATCCACGCCACTCCGCGATCATAGAGGCGGGGTTCGGCGGCGATGAAAATACCGATGACAAGGATAAGCAAGCCGCCTGCGATGGCGCCCAGCGCGCTGCTCAATACGCTCGTCACCCGCCCCACGCTATCGAACAGCCGTCCGCTGATATCCTCCATGCTGAAGTCGGGCACTGCATCGTGGGCCGTCGCCCACGCCGCCAATCGGTCGAGCTGCGCGATGACCACGTCTTGCAGGATGACGAATTGACCCGCCAGCATCACGCCCGAATACCATGCGGTCCAGCCAACGAAGGCCAGCCCGGCAAGGATGACGATCAGTAGGCGAAAGCCGCGCGGGATGGGTAGGACGCGGCCCAGCAAACGCGCGCCGCCATCGAGAATAACCGCCAGAACCATGGCGCCCACGATGACCAGCAGGGGTGCGGCAAGCACGACGACACCCGCTGCAAGCAATGCCATCCCGATCCAGACCGCGGCCTTCTTGGCCTCCCGCACGACTATCGGATCACGAATGTCGGTGGGGCCGGGACCCTGGTCTTCGGGGTTATAGGTCATTCATCTCCAGTAGCGCCGGTCGAGCCACGAAGGCTAGTCCAGCCACGTCCTTCGCGGAACGATGACAGCCAGGTCGCGGGATTCCAGGCGGTCGTACCGTCGAGCGAGAAGGTGATGAATTCGGCGCGGCCGCCGATATTCTCGACCGGCACCGCGCCGCCAAGGCCGCGCTCCTCGAGCGAGACGCGGCTGTCGCTGGAGCGATCGCGATTGTCGCCCATCAGGAAGACATGATCGTCAGGGATGGTGAGCGGCCCATAGTCGTCGCCTTCGAACCGGCCAAGATCGACCGTGTCATAGGAGACGCCGTTGGGCAGCGTCTCGCGCACGATGGGCAGCGAGCAATAAAGTCGTCCGTCGTCACCCGCCTCGATCTGCTGGACGAGCGCGAGATCAACGGGCGCGCCGCCGCGGCTACGACCGCAGGGCGAATTGGGGTCGACGGGAATGCGCGCATTGTCGACGACTTCGCGCGCGACAGGGGTGCCGTCGATCATGACCGTGCCGTCGACCAGCTCGATCGTTTCGCCGGGCAGGCCGATAACGCGCTTGATATAGTCTTCATTCTTCCCCGGCGGGGTAACGATGACAATATCACCGCGCTGCGGCATGCTGCCGAATAGGCGGCCTTCCATCGGCGGCAGCGTGACCGTCCAACGGCCAGGATCGCCGCCCGGCACGATGGCCTTGGCGATGCCGATCGGGTCAGGGATCGTCGGCGAGACGAAGCTGTAGCCATAGGGATATTTGCTCACCACCAGCCGGTCGCCAGTAAGCATCGCGGGCATCATCGATTCAGAGGGAATGTAGAAGGGCTTGGCCACGAAGCTGTGCACCAGCAGCACCACCAGCAGTACGATGGTCAGGCCCTTGATCTCGGCCCATACGGCGCGGCCAAAGCCGCCAATGTCGAAAGATTTCTTGGATGCCATTTCTTTAGTCCAGCGGGCGGGCCTCGAGGATGACGAAGGCCTGCGCCCATGGGTGGTCGTCGGTTAGGGTGAGATGAACGTGCATCGCGTGGCCCTCAGGCGTCATCGCGTCAAGCCGTTCCTTCGCGCCGCCGGTGAGATGAAGCGTCGGTGCGCCCGATGGTGCGTTTACCACGCCGATGTCTTTCATGTAGACGCCGCGTTTGAAGCCCGTGCGCACGGCCTTGGAGAAGGCTTCCTTGGCGGCAAAGCGCTTGGCTAGCGTACCGGCGGCAGTGAACGGGCGACGCTTGGCCTTGGCGCGTTCGACCGCGGTGAAGCTGCGCTGGAGAAAGCGGTCGCCAAAGCGATCGAGCGACTTCTGGATCCGCTCGATATTACAGAGGTCCGAGCCGAGACCGACGATCACAGGACCACCTTGAGGCCAATCGGTGCAACGAGGGCAGACACCCACCCGAACACGATCGCGATTCCCGGCTGTGAAGACGCGAGCCACTGCGCGATGAAACCCGCGGCAATTGCAACCAAACCGGGCCACATGATCGCCAAATATTCTTCCGTGGTAGTTGCCTTGGCACCAATTGATGTCGCCATGAAAAAGAGGCCGATCCAAGCCATCCCTGCCAAGATTCCGATAGTCGAGAGAATGCGTGCGAAGGTCATCCGCGCGCCTCATCCATCAGCATCCGCATTTTGCGCACGCTTTCCTCGAGTCCGACGAAGATCGCTTCGCCGACGAGATAGTGGCCGATATTAAGTTCGGCGATCTGCGGGATGGCGGCGATGGGCTGCACGTTCTCGTAAGTAAGACCGTGCCCGGCATGGGGTTCGATCCCGTTCTTGGCCGCCAACGCTGCCATATCGGTAATGCGCTTCAGCTCGGCCGCCAGCTTGTCGCTGTCACCGTCGAGGAAGGCGTGCGCATATTCACCCGTGTGGAACTCGACCACCGGGGCACCGAGACGGAGCGCGGCATCGAGCTGGCGTTCGCTGGCTTCGATGAACAGGCTGACGCGGATGCCCGCATCATTCAATCGCGACACGAAGGGCGCGAGATGGTTGTGCTGGCCCGCCGCATCGAGCCCGCCCTCGGTAGTCCGCTCCTCGCGCTTTTCGGGCACAATGCAGGCGGCGTGCGGCTGATGACGAAGCGCGATCTCGAGCATTTCCTCGGTCGCCGCCATTTCAAGGTTCAATGGCAGGTCGGTGGCGTCCTGGATGCGGCGCAGGTCCTCGTCGCGGATATGGCGGCGATCCTCGCGCAGGTGCGCGGTGATGCCGTCGCCGCCAACACTGGCGACGATCTCGGCCGCGCGCACGGGATCGGGGTGATCGCCGCCGCGTGCATTCCGCACTGTCGCGACATGATCGATATTGACGCCGAGGCGCAGCACTAGGCGCGGCTCCCGGGTTTCACTGCAGGGATCGCTTCGAGTTCAGGCGGAAGGTTGTCGGATGCATAGCTGGGTACGTCCAAAGCAATCAGCGGGTAGAAGGGCACGCCCAGATCGACCGAGCCGCCCGACCGGTCGACCAACGATGCTTCCGCGATGACTTCGCCGCCCGCTTCGCCGACGGCGGCGATGGCCTCGCGGCTCGACAGCCCGGTGGTGACGACGTCCTCGACCATCAGCACCTTTGCTCCGGCTTCCAACGCGAAACCGCGGCGGAAATGGAACACGCCGTCGGGACGTTCGAGGAACATCGCGTCCTTGCCCAATGCGCGGCCCATTTCGTGGCCGATGATGACCCCGCCCATCGCCGGCGACACGACGACATCGATGGCGCCGCGCACATCGTCCGGCAGCTTGGCGGCAAGCGCCTCGGCCAGCCGACTGGCGCGCTTGGGGTTCATCAGGACTCGGGCGCACTGCAGATAGCGCGGGCTCCTGCGCCCGGACGACAGGATGAAATGGCCTTCGAGCAGCGCCCCTGCGTCCTGGAATTCCGCCAAAATCTGTGATTCCTGCACCCGCATCTCCATGGCAATGACGCGCCTGCATTAGAGCGATGTGGCTGGCCCCGCAACCAAGCGCAATATGGGCTTTGGATCACGGCTTGAGCCTTTGCACCCTCCTGCCTATAAGGCGCCCAATTCGCAGGGCACGAGTCACCGCGTGCCTAGACCATCTGGAGCTATCATGACCATCAAACACTGGTTGATTGCCTGCCTCGCCGCTATCGGCCTTGCCGGCGTCGCCCCCGCCGCAGCACCGGCACCCGTGGCCACCGATGACGCCGCAGCCATCGACAGCACGGTCGATGTCGATGCGAACGGCGAAGGCGCGGCCGACGCTGCAACCGCGCAGGAAGTCGTCCGCCCCTTCGATTATGCCGTTCCCGAAGGCAGCAAGGGCCTGCCCGATGGTCGCATGGGTCTCCAGGATCAGTATACCGAAATCGGCCAGCGCGCGGCGGACTTCCACGACATCTGGCTGATGCCGCTGATCACGCTCATCAGCGTGTTCGTGCTGGTGCTGCTGATCTGGGCGATGTTCCGCTATCGTCGCGGTGCCAACCCGGAACCGTCGCGCACCACGCATAACGTTGCGCTTGAAGTGGCGTGGACCATCCTTCCGGTCATCGCGCTGGTGATCATCGCCGTGCCGTCGATCGGCCTGATCCGCGCCCAGTACAGCCCGCCGCCCGCCGATGTGACGATCAAGGTCACCGGCCACCAGTGGTACTGGAGCTACGAATATCCTGATAATGGCGTCGAAATCATTTCGAACATGCTCAAGGAGCAGGACGACCCGACGCTCCCCGAAGGCGCACGCTATCGCACCGATGCCGATGGCCCCGCGTTGCTCGCGGTCGACGAACGCGTCGTCATTCCCGTCGGCAAGACGGTGAAGTTCATCGTCACCGCCTCGGACGTGCTCCACAGCTTCGCCATCCCGGCCTTCTGGACCAAGATGGACGCGGTCCCCGGTCGCCTCAACGAGACCTGGGTGAAGGTCGAGGAAGAAGGCGTCTATTTCGGGCAGTGCTCCGAACTTTGCGGTTCGCGCCACGCCTACATGCCGATCGCCATCGAAGTGGTGAGCCAGGAGCGCTACGAAGAGTGGATCCGCCTGCGCGGCGGTATCATGGAAGGCACTGTTCGCGGCGGCGATCCCGCAGCGGAGACCGCCGGACCAGCCAACGACAATGACGCGGCCGACGAAGCCGCCGAAACCGCCGACGCAACGGCCTAAGCGGAAGAGAAAAGATGAATACGACCACCGCAGATACGCTCCCGCTCGAAAGCGCCGAAGCGCATGACACGCATCACGATGCGGATCACAAGCCGGGCTTTTTCGCCCGCTGGTTCATGTCGACCAATCACAAGGATATCGGCACGCTCTATCTGATCTTCGCGATTTTCGCGGGGGTTATCGGCGGTGCGATTTCGGGCTTCATGCGCCTCGAACTGGCCGAACCCGGCATCCAGTATCTGACGGGTGCCTGGCCGATCGGTGCCGGCGTAGAAGCCAGCTTCGATGAAGCGCTCCACCACTGGAACGTGCTGATCACGGCGCACGGCCTCATCATGGTCTTCTTTATGGTCATGCCCGCGCTGATCGGCGGTTTCGGCAACTGGTTCGTGCCGCTGATGATCGGCGCGCCCGACATGGCGTTCCCGCGGATGAACAATATCAGCTTCTGGCTGACCGTCGCCGCGTTCATCATGCTCCTCGCCTCGGCCTTCGTGCCGGGTGGCCCGGGTACGGGTGCCGGGACGGGCTGGACGGTCTATCCGCCGCTCGCCACCGCCGGGCATGTCGGCCCCGCGGTCGACTTCGCGATCTTCTCGCTGCACCTTGCCGGTGCGGCCTCGATCCTGGGTGCGATCAACTTCATCACCACGATCTTCAACATGCGCGCGCCGGGGATGACCCTGCACAAGATGCCGCTGTTCGTATGGTCGGTGCTGGTCACCGCCTTCCTGCTGCTGCTGGCGCTTCCCGTGCTGGCCGGCGCCATCACGATGCTGCTGACCGACCGCAACTTCGGCACCGGCTTCTTCGATGCTGCCGTGGGCGGCGATCCGGTGCTCTACCAGCACCTGTTCTGGTTCTTTGGCCACCCCGAAGTCTACATCATGATCCTGCCCGCCTTCGGCATCATCAGCCAGATCATCGCCACCTTCAGCCGCAAGCCCGTCTTTGGCTATCTCGGCATGGCCTACGCCATGGTCGCGATTGGCGTGGTCGGCTTCGTCGTTTGGGCGCACCACATGTTCACCGTCGGCATGAGCGTCGACATGAAGATGTACTTCACCGCGGCGACGATGATCATTGCGGTTCCCACCGGCGTGAAGATCTTTTCGTGGATCGCCACGATGTGGGGCGGCTCGATCAGCTTCCAGACGCCGATGCTCTGGGCGATCGGCTTCATCTTCCTGTTCACCGTGGGCGGCGTCACCGGCGTCGTGCTCGCGAACGGCGGTGTCGATAACTACATGCACGACACCTACTACGTCGTCGCGCACTTCCACTACGTGCTCAGCCTCGGCGCGGTCTTCGGGCTATTTGCCGGCTTCTATTACTGGTTCGGCAAGATGAGCGGTAAGCGCTACAACGAGCTTCTCGGGAAGATCCACTTCTTCCTGATGTTCATCGGCGTGAACATCATCTTCTTCCCGCAGCACTTCCTCGGCCTCGACGGCATGCCGCGTCGTTATCCCGATTATCCTGAGGCATTCGCCTACTGGAACGAGATTTCGAGCTTCGGCTACCTGATCATGGCCGCCAGCATGGTGGTGTTCTTCGTCAACGTCTTCTGGTCACTCGCAGCGGGCAAGAAGGCGCCGGACAACGAATGGGGCGAAGGCGCGACCACGCTCGAGTGGACCCTGTCGAGCCCGCCGCCCTATCACCAGTTCGAAACGCTGCCCAAGATCGACTAGGCAGAATATCGAATTTAAATAGAAAAGGCCCCGGTGTGAACGCCGGGGCCTTTTTCTTGGTGCGCGGCCGAACGATCAGCCGTGACCGCTCTTCACGTTGCGGCTCAGCAGCCAGTAATTGACTGGCCAGGCCGCGATGAAGCCCGCGGGGACTGCCACGAAGAATGCGCGCCAGAACATCCAGCTGAAGATGCTGGGGGCCGTCATGCCACCCATCGAATAGTCGACCCAGTTCATGACGATTTCCATGACCCCGATCGAGATGACTTCGCCGAGCCAGATGATCTTCAACGCAGCGAGCAT
This window contains:
- a CDS encoding AI-2E family transporter, which encodes MTYNPEDQGPGPTDIRDPIVVREAKKAAVWIGMALLAAGVVVLAAPLLVIVGAMVLAVILDGGARLLGRVLPIPRGFRLLIVILAGLAFVGWTAWYSGVMLAGQFVILQDVVIAQLDRLAAWATAHDAVPDFSMEDISGRLFDSVGRVTSVLSSALGAIAGGLLILVIGIFIAAEPRLYDRGVAWMLPTTHRHTFYEVSDKVAYTLRRLLFGRIVGMLVEGIFTYIMLTLVASMIGIGALPLAAVLALLTGLLAFIPNVGAVVSGILMVAVGFSVSTEAGLYCIFVYFFVQNFDGYVVIPYIARKTVDLAPALVLAAQLIFGTLFGFLGLLLADPIIAAIKATLEEISKVKEEGAPEAPPASE
- the lepB gene encoding signal peptidase I, yielding MASKKSFDIGGFGRAVWAEIKGLTIVLLVVLLVHSFVAKPFYIPSESMMPAMLTGDRLVVSKYPYGYSFVSPTIPDPIGIAKAIVPGGDPGRWTVTLPPMEGRLFGSMPQRGDIVIVTPPGKNEDYIKRVIGLPGETIELVDGTVMIDGTPVAREVVDNARIPVDPNSPCGRSRGGAPVDLALVQQIEAGDDGRLYCSLPIVRETLPNGVSYDTVDLGRFEGDDYGPLTIPDDHVFLMGDNRDRSSDSRVSLEERGLGGAVPVENIGGRAEFITFSLDGTTAWNPATWLSSFREGRGWTSLRGSTGATGDE
- the acpS gene encoding holo-ACP synthase gives rise to the protein MIVGLGSDLCNIERIQKSLDRFGDRFLQRSFTAVERAKAKRRPFTAAGTLAKRFAAKEAFSKAVRTGFKRGVYMKDIGVVNAPSGAPTLHLTGGAKERLDAMTPEGHAMHVHLTLTDDHPWAQAFVILEARPLD
- a CDS encoding pyridoxine 5'-phosphate synthase, whose translation is MLRLGVNIDHVATVRNARGGDHPDPVRAAEIVASVGGDGITAHLREDRRHIRDEDLRRIQDATDLPLNLEMAATEEMLEIALRHQPHAACIVPEKREERTTEGGLDAAGQHNHLAPFVSRLNDAGIRVSLFIEASERQLDAALRLGAPVVEFHTGEYAHAFLDGDSDKLAAELKRITDMAALAAKNGIEPHAGHGLTYENVQPIAAIPQIAELNIGHYLVGEAIFVGLEESVRKMRMLMDEARG
- the pyrE gene encoding orotate phosphoribosyltransferase, with amino-acid sequence MRVQESQILAEFQDAGALLEGHFILSSGRRSPRYLQCARVLMNPKRASRLAEALAAKLPDDVRGAIDVVVSPAMGGVIIGHEMGRALGKDAMFLERPDGVFHFRRGFALEAGAKVLMVEDVVTTGLSSREAIAAVGEAGGEVIAEASLVDRSGGSVDLGVPFYPLIALDVPSYASDNLPPELEAIPAVKPGSRA
- the coxB gene encoding cytochrome c oxidase subunit II codes for the protein MTIKHWLIACLAAIGLAGVAPAAAPAPVATDDAAAIDSTVDVDANGEGAADAATAQEVVRPFDYAVPEGSKGLPDGRMGLQDQYTEIGQRAADFHDIWLMPLITLISVFVLVLLIWAMFRYRRGANPEPSRTTHNVALEVAWTILPVIALVIIAVPSIGLIRAQYSPPPADVTIKVTGHQWYWSYEYPDNGVEIISNMLKEQDDPTLPEGARYRTDADGPALLAVDERVVIPVGKTVKFIVTASDVLHSFAIPAFWTKMDAVPGRLNETWVKVEEEGVYFGQCSELCGSRHAYMPIAIEVVSQERYEEWIRLRGGIMEGTVRGGDPAAETAGPANDNDAADEAAETADATA
- the ctaD gene encoding cytochrome c oxidase subunit I, translating into MNTTTADTLPLESAEAHDTHHDADHKPGFFARWFMSTNHKDIGTLYLIFAIFAGVIGGAISGFMRLELAEPGIQYLTGAWPIGAGVEASFDEALHHWNVLITAHGLIMVFFMVMPALIGGFGNWFVPLMIGAPDMAFPRMNNISFWLTVAAFIMLLASAFVPGGPGTGAGTGWTVYPPLATAGHVGPAVDFAIFSLHLAGAASILGAINFITTIFNMRAPGMTLHKMPLFVWSVLVTAFLLLLALPVLAGAITMLLTDRNFGTGFFDAAVGGDPVLYQHLFWFFGHPEVYIMILPAFGIISQIIATFSRKPVFGYLGMAYAMVAIGVVGFVVWAHHMFTVGMSVDMKMYFTAATMIIAVPTGVKIFSWIATMWGGSISFQTPMLWAIGFIFLFTVGGVTGVVLANGGVDNYMHDTYYVVAHFHYVLSLGAVFGLFAGFYYWFGKMSGKRYNELLGKIHFFLMFIGVNIIFFPQHFLGLDGMPRRYPDYPEAFAYWNEISSFGYLIMAASMVVFFVNVFWSLAAGKKAPDNEWGEGATTLEWTLSSPPPYHQFETLPKID